The Sphingomicrobium aestuariivivum DNA window GCGTCGCCAGCCGCTAGGCAAGCCGTGCCCCAGCCTCTAGGCAGGGGGCATGGACCGCGCCTTTTTTGACCTGCTCCGCGATCGCGCCCGCCGCGCCATCGCGGGCGTCGCCGACCTCACCCCCGACAACAAGCTCGATGAGGGGTTCGACCCCGTGACCGAGGCCGACCGCGCCGCCGAACGGGCGCTGCGCGAGGCGATCGAGGCGCATTTCCCCGGGCATGGCATCTGGGGCGAGGAATATGGCTGGAGCCGCGAAGGCGCGAACCGCCACTGGAGCCTCGACCCCATCGACGGCACCCGCGCCTTCATCTGCGGCCTGCCGAGCTGGGCCGTGCTGGTCGGCCATCTCGAGGACGGGACCCATGTCGCGGGGATGATCGACCTGCCCGACCTCGGCGCCACCTATGTCGGGATCGAGGGCGAGACGCGGCTCAATGGCGAGATCACGCGCACCAGCGGTTGCCGGTCGCTGGCGCAGGCGCGCATCGCCACTACCGACCCCTATCTCTTCGACGCGGTCGAACGGTCCCGCTTCGAACGCTTGCGCGATGCGGCGCGGCTAACCCGTTTCGGTATGGACGCGATGGCCTTTGCCAAGGTCGCCTCGGGCGGGCTCGACCTTGCGACCGACACCGGATTGAAGCGGCACGACTATGACGCGCTGGTCGCGGTCGTGCGCGGCGCGGGCGGGCATGTCGGCAACTGGTCGGGGGGAAGCGACCTCACGGGCGGCGATGTGATCGCGGCGGCGTCGGAGGCGCTCTATGAAGAAGCCGTGCGGGCGCTCGAGGATTAGGCTGCCTGGCCCGCGGCCACCCCGCTCGCCCAAGCCCATTGGAAATTGTAACCGCCGAGCCAGCCAGTGACGTCGACCGCCTCGCCGATCGGATAGAGGCCGGACACCTTCTTCGCTTCCATCGTCTTCGATGACAGTTCGGCCGTCGAGATGCCGCCGACGGTGACTTCCGCCTTGGCGAAGCCTTCGCTTCCCGACGGAAAAAATTCCCAGCCCGACAGCCGCTCCTCGGCCTGCGCGAGCGCCTTGTCCGACTGGCCCTGCAGCGGGCCCGCCAGGTCGAGCTTTTCCGCCAGCGTGCCGGCGAGCCGCTCGGGCAGTCGCTCGGCGAGCAAGGTGCCGAGTTGCCTGTTGGGGGTGTCGCGCTTGGCCTGTCGCAGCCAGCCGTTCGCATGGTCGGGAAGGAAGTCGATCCGCACCGGCTCGCCATTGCGCCAGTAGCTCGAGGCCTGGAGGATGGCGGGGCCCGACAGGCCGCGATGAGTGAAGAGCGCGGCTTCGGCGAAGGCCGGCCCGCTTTTCGCGCGCGCCGTCACGGGGGCGGCCACCCCTGCGAGCTCGCGGAACAGGAGC harbors:
- a CDS encoding inositol monophosphatase family protein; its protein translation is MDRAFFDLLRDRARRAIAGVADLTPDNKLDEGFDPVTEADRAAERALREAIEAHFPGHGIWGEEYGWSREGANRHWSLDPIDGTRAFICGLPSWAVLVGHLEDGTHVAGMIDLPDLGATYVGIEGETRLNGEITRTSGCRSLAQARIATTDPYLFDAVERSRFERLRDAARLTRFGMDAMAFAKVASGGLDLATDTGLKRHDYDALVAVVRGAGGHVGNWSGGSDLTGGDVIAAASEALYEEAVRALED